A portion of the Chromobacterium sp. IIBBL 290-4 genome contains these proteins:
- a CDS encoding YdgA family protein codes for MLPKRRLIIAGAAVGGLFVLYAASSYWAGVKAEETLQEQHRMLAGLPLFKVKSHSYERGWFSSTETTELVFNRRLSGPYENMLPDNMKPLLNSTIKFTNHVQHGPLPGLSAFDLHPARALVRTEFAMSDATRKTLKTFFGEKEPITITNRIGFGGGGLLDVTVPSFDYEEALSGVKMKWKGFDLKVDYAQGYQEYKTEAVSPGFLLEAASKGNISFEGVRYISDMRPGNTGVKLGTSELAIGNVQLSSRESVPYSLKLNELIYLMTRVRVGEFVNPSGEFKPSSVVLKNFNYQIVTSEQDEFVNTRGKVNFAELSFNEHRYGPMRLDVSANHLHGPTLVKLDKAISEIPFEGVDPTLLRKQYVDTIKKNAIPLLQNNPKLLINEFYLKMPSGEATLQGSLGMNGFTPADLNDITLLAKRIEADAKLSLPRQTLEDLVLTQARNLFTVDHTAEDQPNMQEVDDLAKSLLDSQLSQWKSEGYIVEDNGQISTDLNYDARGLTIHKKKVALPWEEAEEAAAGDASAPAAAPAKK; via the coding sequence GTGTTGCCAAAACGTCGACTGATCATCGCCGGCGCCGCCGTCGGCGGCTTGTTCGTCCTGTACGCCGCCTCCAGCTACTGGGCCGGCGTCAAGGCTGAAGAGACCCTGCAGGAACAGCATCGGATGCTGGCTGGTTTGCCGCTGTTCAAGGTCAAATCGCACAGCTACGAGCGCGGCTGGTTCTCGTCCACCGAAACCACCGAGCTGGTGTTCAACCGCCGCCTGTCGGGGCCGTATGAGAACATGCTGCCCGACAATATGAAGCCGCTGCTGAACTCGACCATCAAGTTCACCAACCATGTCCAGCATGGTCCGCTGCCCGGCTTGTCGGCGTTTGACCTCCACCCGGCGCGCGCCTTGGTGCGCACCGAGTTCGCGATGAGCGACGCCACGCGCAAGACGCTGAAAACCTTCTTCGGCGAAAAAGAGCCGATCACCATCACCAACCGCATCGGCTTCGGCGGCGGCGGCTTGCTGGATGTCACCGTGCCCTCCTTCGATTACGAAGAGGCGCTGTCCGGCGTCAAGATGAAATGGAAAGGCTTCGACCTCAAGGTCGACTACGCCCAGGGCTATCAGGAATACAAAACCGAGGCGGTCTCGCCCGGCTTCCTGCTGGAGGCCGCCAGCAAGGGCAATATCTCCTTTGAAGGCGTGCGCTACATATCCGACATGCGCCCCGGCAATACCGGCGTCAAGCTGGGCACCAGCGAGCTCGCCATCGGCAATGTCCAGCTCAGCTCGCGCGAAAGCGTGCCTTACAGCCTGAAGCTGAACGAGTTGATCTATCTGATGACGCGGGTGCGCGTCGGCGAGTTCGTCAACCCGTCCGGCGAGTTCAAACCGTCGTCGGTGGTGCTGAAGAATTTCAATTACCAGATCGTGACCAGCGAGCAGGACGAGTTCGTCAACACCCGCGGCAAGGTGAACTTCGCAGAATTGAGCTTCAACGAGCACCGCTACGGCCCGATGCGGCTGGACGTGTCCGCCAACCACCTGCACGGCCCCACCCTGGTCAAGCTGGACAAGGCGATCAGCGAGATTCCGTTCGAAGGCGTGGACCCGACGCTGCTGCGCAAGCAGTACGTGGACACCATCAAGAAGAACGCCATCCCCTTGCTGCAGAACAACCCCAAGCTGCTGATCAACGAGTTCTATCTCAAGATGCCTAGCGGCGAAGCCACGCTGCAGGGCAGCCTGGGCATGAACGGCTTCACCCCGGCCGACCTGAACGACATCACCCTGCTGGCCAAGCGCATCGAGGCGGATGCCAAGCTGAGCTTGCCGCGGCAAACGCTGGAAGACTTGGTGCTGACGCAGGCGCGCAATCTGTTCACGGTGGACCACACCGCGGAAGACCAGCCGAACATGCAGGAAGTGGACGATCTGGCCAAGAGCCTGCTGGACAGCCAGCTGTCGCAATGGAAGTCGGAAGGCTATATCGTCGAAGACAATGGCCAGATCTCCACCGATCTGAACTACGACGCCCGCGGCCTGACCATCCACAAGAAAAAAGTCGCCCTGCCCTGGGAAGAGGCGGAGGAGGCTGCGGCAGGAGACGCCTCGGCGCCCGCCGCCGCGCCGGCCAAGAAGTAG
- a CDS encoding fatty acid desaturase — MNWLNGLLDLPWWGNIVAALILTHITIASVTIFLHRHQAHRALDLHPLPSHFFRFWLWLTTGMVTKQWAAIHRKHHARCESLEDPHSPQILGIKKVLWEGAELYRAACKDQSIMDKFGHGTPDDWLERNVYSKHNAKGIVLMLIIDLALFGPIGLSIWAVQMVWIPFWAAGVINGLGHYWGYRNFENEDASTNLVPWGILVGGEELHNNHHTFGTSAKLSYKWYEFDIGWMYIRILSVLGLATVRRVAPQLAQDPSRPQLDLEHLQAIISNRYAIAARYARELRAEYGSELAQLSLPELPNADFRRKMKVWLKQDAKDTPEVEREQLAELLAQSQVLATIYNMRQELTRLWERSNLTREQLLKELQDWCARAEASGIAALERFSRSLRQTALA; from the coding sequence ATGAACTGGCTCAACGGTCTGCTTGATTTGCCGTGGTGGGGCAATATTGTCGCCGCCTTGATTCTGACCCACATCACCATCGCTTCCGTCACTATCTTCCTGCATAGGCATCAGGCCCATCGCGCGCTGGATTTGCATCCGCTGCCCAGCCACTTCTTCCGTTTCTGGCTTTGGCTGACCACCGGCATGGTCACCAAGCAGTGGGCGGCCATCCATCGCAAGCACCACGCGCGCTGCGAAAGCCTGGAGGATCCGCATAGCCCGCAAATCCTCGGCATCAAGAAAGTGTTGTGGGAGGGCGCCGAGCTTTACCGCGCCGCCTGCAAAGACCAGTCCATCATGGACAAGTTCGGCCACGGCACGCCGGACGACTGGCTGGAGCGCAATGTTTACAGCAAGCACAACGCCAAGGGCATCGTGCTGATGTTGATCATCGATCTGGCGCTGTTCGGACCCATCGGCCTGTCTATCTGGGCGGTGCAGATGGTGTGGATTCCGTTCTGGGCGGCGGGCGTGATCAACGGACTCGGCCACTATTGGGGCTACCGCAATTTCGAGAACGAGGACGCTTCCACCAATCTGGTGCCCTGGGGCATTCTGGTGGGCGGCGAAGAGCTGCACAACAACCACCACACCTTCGGCACCTCGGCCAAGCTCTCTTACAAGTGGTACGAATTCGACATCGGCTGGATGTATATCCGCATCCTGTCCGTGCTGGGCTTGGCCACGGTGCGCCGCGTGGCGCCGCAACTGGCGCAGGATCCGTCCCGTCCGCAGTTGGACCTGGAGCATCTGCAGGCGATTATTTCCAACCGCTACGCCATTGCCGCCCGTTATGCGCGCGAACTGCGGGCCGAGTATGGCTCCGAACTGGCCCAGCTGAGTTTGCCGGAGCTGCCGAACGCCGATTTCCGCCGCAAGATGAAGGTGTGGCTGAAGCAGGATGCCAAGGACACGCCGGAAGTCGAGCGCGAGCAACTGGCCGAGCTGCTGGCGCAAAGCCAGGTGCTGGCCACCATCTACAATATGCGGCAGGAGCTGACCCGTTTGTGGGAGCGTTCCAATCTCACCCGCGAACAGTTGCTCAAGGAGTTGCAGGACTGGTGCGCGCGGGCGGAAGCCTCCGGCATCGCCGCATTGGAGCGTTTCTCGCGGAGCTTGAGGCAAACCGCTTTGGCGTAA
- a CDS encoding IS256 family transposase, producing the protein MSSKKHDVPDTLLDSLLADYQKPEDLIGENGLLKQLTKLLVEKALDAEMAAHLGHSKHEPVLNPAGNTRNGKSRKTLKGEFGELPIEVPRDRQGTFEPQLIPKHQTRWTGFDDKVISLYARGMTVREIQAHLEEMYGTEVSPSLISSITDSVTEEVKAWQARPLDSLYPIIYLDCIHVKVREGAVRVKAVYLAIGITLAGEKEVLGMWLAQTEGAKFWLQVVTELRNRGVQDIFIACVDGLKGFPEAIEAVFPKAAVQLCIVHMVRHSLNYVSWKRRAEVAADLKRIYQSATLDEAEQRLGEFEAKWDDEYLPIGQSWRRNWARLTPFFDYPPEIRKVIYTTNAIESVNMSLRKLTKNRGSFPSDEALLKLFYLALRNISQKWTMPIRDWKAALTRFTIQFEERIPQA; encoded by the coding sequence ATGAGCTCAAAGAAACACGACGTACCTGACACACTACTGGACAGCTTGCTGGCCGACTATCAGAAGCCCGAAGACCTCATCGGTGAGAACGGCCTACTCAAGCAACTGACCAAGCTGCTGGTCGAGAAAGCACTGGATGCTGAGATGGCCGCACACCTCGGCCATAGCAAACACGAGCCGGTGCTCAATCCAGCCGGCAACACCCGGAACGGCAAGAGCCGCAAGACCCTCAAGGGCGAGTTCGGCGAATTGCCTATCGAAGTGCCACGAGACCGCCAGGGTACCTTCGAGCCGCAACTCATTCCCAAGCACCAGACCCGCTGGACCGGCTTCGACGACAAAGTCATCTCGCTTTACGCCCGTGGTATGACTGTTCGGGAAATCCAGGCCCATCTGGAAGAGATGTACGGCACCGAGGTCTCGCCCAGCCTGATCTCCTCCATCACCGATTCCGTCACAGAAGAGGTCAAGGCGTGGCAGGCTCGCCCCCTGGACTCGCTCTATCCGATCATCTACCTCGACTGCATCCACGTGAAAGTACGTGAGGGAGCTGTACGTGTGAAAGCCGTCTATCTCGCCATCGGTATTACCCTGGCTGGAGAGAAGGAGGTTCTGGGGATGTGGCTGGCTCAGACGGAAGGAGCCAAGTTTTGGCTTCAGGTCGTGACCGAGCTGCGTAACCGGGGCGTACAGGACATCTTTATCGCCTGCGTCGATGGTCTGAAGGGTTTCCCGGAAGCGATCGAGGCGGTCTTCCCGAAAGCAGCGGTGCAGTTGTGCATCGTGCACATGGTGCGACACAGCCTGAACTACGTGTCGTGGAAGCGGCGTGCTGAAGTAGCCGCCGACCTGAAGCGAATCTACCAATCGGCCACCCTCGACGAAGCTGAGCAGCGGCTAGGTGAGTTTGAGGCCAAGTGGGATGACGAGTATTTGCCAATTGGTCAGTCCTGGCGGCGCAACTGGGCTCGGTTGACGCCATTCTTCGACTACCCGCCGGAGATCAGGAAAGTGATCTACACCACTAATGCCATCGAGTCGGTGAATATGAGTCTGCGAAAGCTGACCAAGAATCGGGGCTCGTTCCCGAGTGATGAGGCATTGCTGAAACTGTTCTATCTGGCGCTAAGGAACATCAGTCAGAAGTGGACCATGCCGATTCGGGATTGGAAGGCAGCGCTGACTCGCTTTACCATTCAGTTCGAGGAACGCATTCCACAGGCGTAA
- a CDS encoding class I SAM-dependent methyltransferase produces the protein MTVLTQADLSGDLPYIHGFSAAEQARLVRQARFSEAMVYRDVDFSGVDRLLEVGCGVGAQTEILLRRFPDAQITGIDFSQRQLAVARQRLQGSPYHDRANLLHMDAEDLDFPPASYDAAFLCWILEHVNSPERVLGEVRRVLRPGARLYATEAMNATFFLSPYSANLQQYWLAFNDHQLEVGGDPFVGAKLGNILQRLGFRHVETQVKTWHLDSREPHRRQLVLDYWTELLLSAADQLIEAGRVDAALVEAMTRELRQLRGNPELVFFYSFMQASAVV, from the coding sequence ATGACAGTTCTCACTCAAGCCGATCTCTCCGGCGATCTGCCTTATATCCATGGCTTCTCCGCCGCCGAGCAAGCGCGCTTGGTTCGTCAGGCGCGCTTCTCCGAGGCCATGGTTTACCGCGATGTCGATTTCTCCGGCGTTGACCGGCTGCTGGAAGTTGGTTGCGGCGTCGGCGCCCAGACTGAAATCCTGCTGCGCCGCTTTCCGGACGCGCAGATCACCGGCATCGACTTCAGCCAGCGGCAGCTGGCGGTAGCACGGCAACGGCTGCAAGGCAGCCCCTACCATGACAGAGCCAATCTGCTGCATATGGACGCGGAGGATCTGGATTTTCCGCCCGCCAGCTACGATGCCGCCTTCTTGTGCTGGATTCTGGAGCATGTGAATTCGCCCGAGCGCGTGCTGGGCGAAGTGCGGCGGGTGTTGAGGCCGGGCGCCAGGCTGTACGCCACCGAGGCGATGAACGCCACTTTCTTTCTGTCGCCTTATTCCGCGAACCTGCAGCAATACTGGCTGGCATTCAACGACCATCAGCTCGAGGTCGGCGGCGATCCCTTCGTCGGCGCGAAATTGGGCAATATCCTGCAGCGCTTGGGTTTCCGCCATGTGGAAACGCAGGTGAAAACCTGGCATCTGGACAGCCGCGAACCGCATCGCCGCCAACTGGTGCTGGATTACTGGACCGAGTTGTTGCTGTCCGCGGCGGATCAATTGATAGAGGCCGGCCGGGTGGACGCGGCGCTGGTGGAGGCGATGACGCGCGAGCTGCGCCAGTTGCGCGGCAATCCGGAGCTGGTGTTCTTCTACAGCTTCATGCAAGCCAGCGCGGTGGTTTAA
- a CDS encoding cystathionine beta-synthase codes for MKDHSVLSLIGNTPLVRVSHLDTGPCELYLKLESHNPGGSIKDRIALTMIEAAEREGKLKPGGAIIEATAGNTGLGLALVASQKGYPLTLVVPDKMSREKILHLQALGAKVVLTRSDVGKGHPEYYQDLAASIASETPGAYYIDQFNNPANPLAHETTTGPEIWRQMKHEVDAVVVGVGSSGTLTGLTRFFSKHAPDTAFVLADPVGSVMADFVETGSYGQAGSWLIEGIGEDFIPPLTDLSMVKRAFRISDQESFDTAQQLLSSEGILAGSSSGALLAAALRYCREQTEPKRVVTLVCDSGNKYLSKMYNRDWLVDQGMLRLPEVGGLTDLIVRRHQDGSTVSCHPDEPLSAAYQRMRLHDVSQMPVLDDDKVVGVLDEWDLLLSVHGEPENFRQAVRSAMSSQVQTLSPRASLQDLLQVFNDGHIALIVDQGRYLGLITQSDLLAFWRRQPRGA; via the coding sequence ATGAAGGATCATTCGGTTTTGTCGCTGATCGGCAACACGCCGCTGGTGCGGGTCAGCCATCTGGATACCGGCCCGTGCGAACTGTATCTGAAGCTGGAAAGCCACAATCCGGGCGGTTCGATCAAAGACCGGATCGCGCTGACGATGATCGAGGCGGCCGAGCGGGAAGGCAAGCTGAAACCGGGCGGCGCCATCATCGAGGCCACCGCCGGCAACACCGGCCTGGGGCTGGCGCTGGTGGCGTCTCAGAAAGGCTACCCGCTGACGCTGGTGGTGCCGGACAAAATGAGCCGGGAAAAGATTTTGCACCTGCAGGCGCTGGGCGCGAAGGTGGTGCTGACCCGTTCCGACGTCGGCAAGGGCCATCCGGAGTATTACCAGGATCTGGCGGCGAGCATCGCCAGCGAAACGCCTGGCGCGTACTACATCGACCAGTTCAACAACCCGGCCAATCCGCTGGCGCATGAAACCACCACCGGGCCGGAGATCTGGCGCCAGATGAAGCATGAGGTGGACGCGGTGGTGGTGGGGGTGGGCTCCAGCGGCACGTTGACCGGCCTGACCCGCTTCTTCAGCAAGCATGCGCCGGACACCGCCTTTGTGCTGGCCGATCCGGTGGGCTCGGTGATGGCGGACTTTGTCGAAACCGGCAGTTATGGCCAGGCCGGCAGTTGGCTGATCGAGGGCATAGGCGAGGACTTCATTCCGCCGTTGACCGATTTGTCCATGGTGAAGCGCGCCTTCCGCATCAGCGACCAGGAAAGCTTCGACACCGCCCAACAATTGCTGAGCAGCGAAGGCATTCTGGCGGGGTCTTCGTCGGGCGCGCTGCTGGCGGCGGCGCTGCGCTACTGCCGCGAGCAGACCGAACCCAAGCGCGTGGTGACGCTGGTGTGCGACAGCGGCAACAAGTATCTGTCCAAGATGTACAACCGCGATTGGCTGGTCGACCAAGGCATGCTGCGCCTGCCCGAGGTGGGCGGGCTGACCGACCTGATCGTCCGTCGCCATCAGGATGGCAGCACGGTGTCTTGCCATCCGGACGAGCCGCTGAGCGCCGCCTACCAGCGCATGCGCCTGCACGATGTGTCGCAGATGCCGGTGCTGGACGACGACAAGGTGGTGGGCGTGCTGGACGAGTGGGACTTGCTGCTGTCGGTGCACGGCGAGCCGGAGAACTTCCGCCAGGCGGTGAGAAGCGCGATGAGCAGCCAGGTGCAGACCTTGTCGCCGCGCGCCTCCTTGCAGGATTTGCTGCAGGTGTTCAATGACGGGCATATCGCGCTGATCGTCGATCAGGGCCGCTACCTGGGCTTGATCACCCAGTCCGATTTGCTGGCCTTCTGGCGTCGCCAGCCGCGCGGAGCATGA
- a CDS encoding PLP-dependent aspartate aminotransferase family protein has protein sequence MTDFHTLAVTAGAHEDAFGAVMPPIYATSTYRQHAPGEHTGYEYSRSQNPTREALERAVAELEGGLRGYAFGSGLAAISTVLELLPAGSHLIAVNDLYGGTFRLFEKVRKLSANLEVTYVASADSAALEAAIRPNTKMIWVETPSNPLNQLVDLNAVAAIARRHKLIGVVDNTFASPVNQRPLDFGFDIVVHSATKYLNGHSDVVAGVAVVSREQLELAEQLAFLHNAVGAILDAFPSFLVLRGLRTLALRVEQHNRNGLAIARWLEAQPWVESVLYPGLESHPQHELARSQMQGYGGIVSFYLKGDVKAFLSKLKLFALAESLGGVESLVCLPAAMTHASIPAERRAALGIHDNLIRLSVGVEGEAALIADLAQAQRDS, from the coding sequence ATGACTGATTTTCACACACTGGCCGTCACCGCCGGCGCCCATGAAGACGCTTTCGGCGCGGTGATGCCGCCTATCTATGCGACCTCCACGTATCGCCAACACGCGCCGGGCGAGCATACCGGCTATGAGTATTCCCGTTCGCAAAACCCGACGCGTGAAGCGCTGGAGCGCGCGGTGGCCGAGCTGGAGGGCGGTCTGCGCGGCTATGCCTTTGGTTCGGGATTGGCCGCCATCTCCACCGTGCTGGAGCTGCTGCCGGCCGGCAGCCATCTGATCGCGGTGAATGATCTCTACGGCGGCACCTTCCGCCTGTTCGAGAAAGTGCGCAAACTCAGCGCCAATCTGGAAGTGACTTATGTCGCCTCGGCCGATAGCGCCGCGCTGGAAGCCGCCATCCGGCCGAATACCAAGATGATCTGGGTGGAAACGCCGTCCAATCCGCTGAACCAGCTGGTGGATCTGAACGCCGTGGCCGCCATCGCCCGCCGCCACAAGCTGATCGGCGTGGTGGACAACACCTTCGCCTCGCCGGTGAACCAGCGGCCGCTGGATTTCGGCTTCGACATCGTCGTCCACTCCGCCACCAAGTATTTGAACGGCCATTCCGATGTGGTGGCCGGCGTGGCGGTGGTCAGCCGCGAGCAGCTGGAGCTGGCCGAGCAGCTGGCCTTCCTGCACAACGCGGTGGGGGCCATTCTGGACGCCTTCCCCAGCTTCCTGGTGCTGCGCGGCCTGCGCACGCTGGCGCTGCGTGTCGAGCAGCATAACCGCAATGGTCTGGCCATCGCTCGTTGGCTGGAGGCGCAGCCGTGGGTGGAATCGGTGCTGTATCCCGGCCTGGAAAGCCACCCGCAGCACGAACTGGCGCGCAGCCAGATGCAAGGGTATGGCGGCATCGTGTCCTTCTATCTTAAGGGCGATGTGAAGGCTTTCCTGTCCAAGCTCAAACTGTTCGCGCTGGCCGAGAGCCTGGGCGGGGTGGAAAGCCTGGTGTGCCTGCCGGCGGCGATGACGCATGCGTCCATTCCGGCCGAACGCCGCGCCGCTCTGGGCATACACGATAATCTGATCCGCCTGTCGGTGGGCGTGGAAGGCGAGGCGGCGCTGATTGCCGATCTGGCGCAGGCGCAGCGGGACAGCTGA
- a CDS encoding RidA family protein yields MSIYRHKQGARLAEAVVTNGLVFLAGQVPENTEADARAQTENVLGQIDALLAELDSDKAKIVDVTIFLANLADYDAMNAAWDAWVPAGNVPARATVEAKLANPAWKVEIKLVAAR; encoded by the coding sequence ATGAGCATTTACCGTCACAAGCAAGGCGCCCGTCTGGCCGAGGCCGTGGTGACCAATGGCCTGGTCTTTCTGGCTGGCCAGGTGCCGGAAAACACCGAGGCCGATGCTCGCGCCCAGACCGAAAACGTATTGGGTCAGATCGACGCCTTGCTGGCGGAACTGGATTCGGATAAGGCCAAGATTGTCGACGTCACGATTTTCCTGGCCAATCTGGCCGATTACGATGCGATGAACGCAGCCTGGGACGCCTGGGTGCCGGCCGGCAACGTGCCCGCCCGCGCCACGGTGGAAGCCAAGCTGGCCAATCCGGCGTGGAAGGTGGAGATCAAGCTGGTCGCCGCGCGCTGA